DNA sequence from the Cucurbita pepo subsp. pepo cultivar mu-cu-16 chromosome LG06, ASM280686v2, whole genome shotgun sequence genome:
TGCAATGGAGGGTGCTTGCCCATCCATTAAACTATTTTGGTCTGCAAAACGGCACCCAACATTATTTACATGATTCAAGTTCTTTCTTCAATGGAGGTTGGTTCTTCTCTTCCATTGCTGTGAGTGAACCTTTTTGTTATACGTACCATGTATGACCTATTTTTGAACACATTCAGTCATAGCTATTATAAATGTATGTTCGCAAATATACTTTTTTGCACTTTATTCTTGTTGATGATAAGTAGCCATTGTTTGATGTTGTCTTGAAGTTAGTTCTTACGTTGCTTTGATGGTTCATTAATGCACTTCAAGACATGTAGTTGATGTTAGCATGCTAATTTCGAACCCTTTTTACTTATTAGATATGCATTTACAATACAATAGTGCATGACCATGACCGATCATCAAATTATGTCTACACCCACAAAGgctataatataatatggtgggatgtgactagttgtcaattcttcttACTCGGATTTTATACTATCAAAATCATTGTTGTTGCTTATTCATtcttagcttataacattgatTTCTTTCAAACTGTTTTCAACGCACTTTCTCGTTCTCGctcacattttctaaaacatttcttgtacTTGATTCAAGGCTTGATCATACTGCAAAGTACAACTTCTGTACGGCTAACTTGTTTGTCAGGATAGAACAAGTGTTGTACAATCACTATCCCACTGCCACAAGAGTGCAATTGTGATATTGAGCCTTCTTTCCAAATTTAACCTAAATGTTTATAGACAACAATAGTTTGCATGCGTTTTTACGAGATCTGAAAAGTGATTTGTAAACCTTTTTTCCTTTACATTTAAGTGGACCTTGCCTTGATAGTTGAGCACTAACAGGTCGGAGTCTACATTGGTGGACCAGTACAACATTAGCACTCTTTTACGATCTTTTATCTTGATTATATTATTGTTCCAGGTCAAAAATTTTACGTCgctttatctatttttttaaccttcCAATCATTGATTATACTATATCTGAAACAAGAACCCGAGACATTAATAGGTCAAACATTACTTGAACTCACCCGCACAACATTGTTGGAGGAAGGTGAAGCAATATTAGTATTCTCTCCATCCTCCAAACCAGCCAAAGTATCATAGAAAGGTCTATTAAGAGTCTCGGGCAGAAAAAACACAAGCATTCCACCCACAATTCCACACACTCCAAACACAAGAAATGGCCACCTTCCCCCCATAACCACCACAAAAGGTGCCAAAATGGCTCCCATTTGTGTGGCTTGTGAAGCACATCCCAAGGCCACATTCCTCACCACCGTCGGAAAAAGCTCCGCCACATACAGTCCCAACAGGTTGTAGTTCCCAGCCATCCCTGATAGCCCTAATAGCCCACAAACCATCTTCAACACTCTCCATTTCCCTTCACTATTACTCTTTATCATACTTCCCATCAAACAAAACACCCCACTAAACCATAACGTCCAAATCCCCACCCCTCTCCTCCCCATCTTCCCTAACAACGCCGCCGTGACCGCGAACGCGGGCATCTCCACGACGGCGTTCAGAAGAACATTGACGTAGAGATTTGTCTTCAAGTTCACGACGTTTAAGCTTAACCCGTAATATACTACTGCGTTCATGAAATTCACTCCCACTCCAATGATAAGCCGCATTCGAGTGGTGGGTGAACGCATTATGTCAATAATACTCttgttgctgttgttgttgtctGTTCGACTGTTTTTTGTGTCGAGTGAGAGAACGACTCCTTCTGGGATGTgctttttgtttgtgtttgcTATGATGGTTAGAGCTTTCATGGCCTTGTCGAACTTCCCTCTTACTAGAAACCACCGCGGAGACTCGGAGAGGAACGGGACGACAAGGATAAGGTAAAAGAGCGAAGGAATTGAAGAGATGATATAGAGTTTACGCCATGATTGGAAGATGTAGGCAATGCCAGAGAGTAATGCAATGCCACCGGAGAAGAAGTAGCACGTAGACATTGCCGCCGTGCAGCGTCTCGTCGGACCAATAGGCTCTGTCGAAAGAACAAAAGCGCAAAGGGCATTGCCGGCCGTGCTAACTCCGGTCAATAGTCGGAGGAGGACATAGATCCAGTAAGAAGGAGAGAGAGCTGTTAAGCAGCCAAAAATGGTGTTTAGGATGCATACTAAAATCAGTGACCGTTTTCTTCCAAAGCTCGAGTCTGAGAGATGCCCAAAGATTCCTGCTCCTGTGAATCAAACCTAACGTTCATCAACacgataaacaaaaaatatgaaagtttaCGAACATATTAgacatatataatttaaaccgAGTattagtttcaaaattaatgatCAAATTTTAACGTTCACGaacacaacaaacaaaaaatataaaagtttaagaacgtATTAGACAGATGTAATTTAAACCGAGCATACTATATACAACATTTTAGAGAGACCTAAAGTGCATCCAACGAAGAAAATGGCTTGAGCCAAACCAACTTTATACTTGTTACCACAAACCAAACCCCACTCCACCACCGTTGAGCTTCCACGGCCACCAACCCACTCCCATGAACCAGGTTCAAGCCTACAAACATCTTTCTCCGCCGCGTCGCAACCGGAGTGATCCAAACACCGCCACGCCACGTCCCGGTCGGCGAAGATCATAACCATAGTATGAAATGCCTCAAGGGTACAACTCAAATTGCTCAAGAAGAAATTTTTCAACTGCCACGGGCCGAACTCGCCACAATACTTCTGCAACATGGCATCGACAGTAAGCCTCTCGGGCACCGGTTCAACGACGGGTTTCAGCTCAAGTTCCTCGAGGCCATTCCCCATCTCAGATTTATAGTATCTTGGAAGAGTGAAAAAGAAGCAAGTTTTAAAAGGGTGTCTTTGAAGCTGTCGGGAATGTGTGTgattttaatgttgttttttttggggAGGTCTAGGTTTTGTCACATGAAAGATGTGTTTTTGAGCTGGAAGTGGTGGTGCATGCTTTAAATGAAAGGCtaaatctttgtttttttttattatcctaATAATGTGTGTAAGGCATGaacatgaataaaaaaaaaagaactttgtAGGTGAGGACCTTATTTTAGGAGAACTTTCTGTAGTGGTTGTAATGGACCagatattaaatgaaataatgtgGTGAAACTGGACGTGCATGCTTTtcatgattgatgtctctcgTTCACGGTTCATTGCCTTCGACTTTGTCACTATAGTCGAGTTGTATACAAGGCGTCGAGTCTCGGAATTTGCATTTGCATCT
Encoded proteins:
- the LOC111796615 gene encoding organic cation/carnitine transporter 4-like, which encodes MGNGLEELELKPVVEPVPERLTVDAMLQKYCGEFGPWQLKNFFLSNLSCTLEAFHTMVMIFADRDVAWRCLDHSGCDAAEKDVCRLEPGSWEWVGGRGSSTVVEWGLVCGNKYKVGLAQAIFFVGCTLGAGIFGHLSDSSFGRKRSLILVCILNTIFGCLTALSPSYWIYVLLRLLTGVSTAGNALCAFVLSTEPIGPTRRCTAAMSTCYFFSGGIALLSGIAYIFQSWRKLYIISSIPSLFYLILVVPFLSESPRWFLVRGKFDKAMKALTIIANTNKKHIPEGVVLSLDTKNSRTDNNNSNKSIIDIMRSPTTRMRLIIGVGVNFMNAVVYYGLSLNVVNLKTNLYVNVLLNAVVEMPAFAVTAALLGKMGRRGVGIWTLWFSGVFCLMGSMIKSNSEGKWRVLKMVCGLLGLSGMAGNYNLLGLYVAELFPTVVRNVALGCASQATQMGAILAPFVVVMGGRWPFLVFGVCGIVGGMLVFFLPETLNRPFYDTLAGLEDGENTNIASPSSNNVVRVSSSNV